A genome region from Setaria italica strain Yugu1 chromosome III, Setaria_italica_v2.0, whole genome shotgun sequence includes the following:
- the LOC101773467 gene encoding protein BUD31 homolog 2, whose translation MPKIKTSRVKYPEGWELIEPTLRDLEAKMREAENDPHDGKRKCEALWPIFRISHQKSRYIYDLYYRRKEISKELYEFCLDQGYADRNLIAKWKKPGYERLCCLRCIQTRDHNFATTCVCRVPKHLREEKVIECVHCGCKGCASGD comes from the exons ATGCCTAAGATAAAGACAAGCCGTGTGAAATATCCTGAAGGATGGGAGCTTATTGAGCCAACACTTCGTGATTTGGAGGCCAAAATGAGGGAAG CTGAAAATGATCCACATGATGGGAAGAGGAAGTGTGAAGCTCTATGGCCCATCTTTCGTATTTCTCATCAGAAGAGTCGCTACATATACGATCTTTACTATCGAAGGAAGGAAATATCAAAAGAGCTATATGAGTTTTGCTTGGACCAAGGCTATGCTGATCGCAATCTGATTGCAAAGTGGAAAAAG CCAGGTTATGAGCGCCTCTGTTGCCTCCGATGCATACAAACACGAGACCACAACTTTGCAACCACTTGCGTCTGTAGGGTCCCCAAGCACCTCAGGGAGGAGAAAGTGATAGAATGCGTCCACTGCGGATGCAAGGGTTGTGCCAGCGGCGATTAA